In one Arthrobacter jinronghuae genomic region, the following are encoded:
- the smpB gene encoding SsrA-binding protein SmpB, with the protein MPKESGRKVVATNRKARHDYEILDTYEAGMVLMGTEVKSLREGRASLVDGFATFYNNELWLEAAYIPEYLNGSWTNHSARRRRKLLLHREQLEKIMRKTSESGFTIVPLQLYFLDGRAKVEIAVARGKREYDKRQTLREKQDNREALRAMRDKNRGA; encoded by the coding sequence GTGCCTAAGGAAAGTGGCCGTAAGGTAGTGGCCACCAATCGCAAGGCCCGGCACGATTACGAAATCCTCGACACCTACGAGGCCGGCATGGTTTTGATGGGGACCGAGGTGAAGTCGCTGCGTGAGGGCAGGGCCTCATTGGTGGACGGGTTTGCCACGTTCTACAACAACGAGCTCTGGCTCGAAGCCGCCTATATTCCGGAGTACCTCAACGGCAGCTGGACCAACCACTCCGCGCGGCGCCGGCGCAAGCTGCTCCTGCACCGCGAGCAGCTGGAAAAGATTATGCGCAAGACCAGTGAATCGGGTTTTACCATCGTGCCGCTGCAGCTGTACTTCCTGGACGGACGGGCCAAGGTGGAGATCGCCGTCGCCCGCGGTAAGCGGGAGTACGACAAGCGCCAAACCCTGCGCGAGAAGCAGGACAACCGTGAAGCACTCCGCGCGATGCGCGACAAGAACCGCGGCGCATGA
- a CDS encoding M23 family metallopeptidase, translated as MDNAVPKRIGRAPASRALAAVVAFLTLTLSVAFSSAANADDLEDRKAAIEAEKQKVQQDYEYLGEDIAETVAKLNIYKGQLPAAQQQLADAEGRVDSAAGKVSALNERVALAQNTHETITAQIEKDREDIAATEKAIGQIASQAYKNGGVPSTLSLMFGAKGADSLTDSLGMAEQALKGQNAAVEKLSQQNANNVNSEARLSAVAEEISKLKAQAEEALKAEQSARDAAAAEKQKVDDLVAQTTAMNQELEAQKPKLQSQMASLEKESAQVTADIAEKQRIQLEEHRKREQARIDEANRAAAEEAARNNRPAPPAQTVPQPGSPSSFGLRHPVIGSPVSSGFGWRGTPEGTIDFFGNGGYLHSGIDFAANCGTPVYAPAAGHVWRADQGQGEMIGTGNRIVLNHGVVKGNALATNYYHLSGFTVSVNQWVEQGQLIGYVGNTGNSQGCHLHFETVLNGNLVDPMGLL; from the coding sequence ATGGATAATGCTGTGCCTAAACGGATCGGACGTGCGCCCGCGTCACGGGCCCTGGCGGCGGTTGTCGCCTTCCTGACGCTGACGCTCTCCGTTGCCTTCAGCAGTGCGGCAAATGCAGACGACCTCGAGGACCGCAAGGCCGCCATCGAAGCCGAAAAGCAGAAAGTCCAGCAGGACTATGAGTACCTCGGCGAAGATATTGCCGAGACGGTGGCCAAGCTCAATATCTACAAGGGCCAGCTCCCCGCCGCGCAGCAGCAGCTCGCGGATGCCGAGGGACGCGTCGACAGCGCCGCCGGCAAGGTGAGCGCCCTGAACGAACGCGTTGCCCTCGCCCAGAACACCCACGAAACCATCACGGCGCAGATCGAGAAGGACCGTGAGGACATTGCGGCCACCGAAAAGGCCATCGGACAGATTGCGTCCCAGGCCTACAAAAACGGCGGTGTTCCCTCCACGCTCTCACTGATGTTCGGCGCCAAGGGTGCGGACAGCCTCACCGATTCGCTCGGCATGGCGGAACAGGCGCTCAAGGGCCAGAACGCCGCAGTGGAAAAGCTGTCCCAGCAGAACGCCAACAACGTGAACTCCGAGGCCAGGCTGTCAGCCGTGGCCGAAGAGATCAGCAAGCTCAAGGCCCAGGCGGAAGAAGCGCTCAAGGCCGAGCAGTCGGCGCGTGACGCGGCAGCCGCGGAAAAGCAGAAGGTGGACGACCTGGTTGCCCAGACCACGGCAATGAACCAGGAACTTGAGGCGCAGAAACCCAAGCTCCAGTCCCAGATGGCCAGCCTGGAAAAGGAAAGCGCCCAGGTAACCGCGGACATCGCGGAGAAGCAGCGGATCCAGCTCGAGGAACACCGGAAACGCGAACAGGCCCGCATTGACGAAGCCAACCGCGCAGCGGCCGAAGAAGCAGCCCGGAACAACCGCCCCGCCCCGCCGGCCCAGACCGTGCCGCAGCCGGGAAGCCCGTCCTCCTTTGGGCTCCGCCATCCGGTAATCGGTTCTCCGGTTTCGTCCGGCTTTGGCTGGCGCGGCACCCCGGAGGGGACAATTGATTTCTTCGGCAACGGCGGTTACCTGCACTCAGGCATCGATTTTGCCGCGAACTGCGGAACCCCGGTCTATGCTCCGGCCGCCGGCCATGTCTGGCGGGCCGACCAAGGCCAGGGCGAAATGATCGGGACAGGCAACCGGATTGTCCTCAATCACGGTGTGGTGAAGGGCAACGCCTTGGCCACCAACTACTACCACCTCAGCGGCTTCACGGTGTCCGTCAATCAGTGGGTGGAGCAGGGCCAGCTGATCGGATACGTGGGGAACACCGGAAACTCGCAGGGGTGCCACCTGCACTTCGAGACCGTGCTGAACGGCAATCTCGTGGACCCGATGGGCCTGCTCTAG
- the ftsX gene encoding permease-like cell division protein FtsX produces MRLAFVLGEIGSGLRRNLSMVVSVVLVTFVSLTFVGAAGLLQLQIGQMKGYWYDRVQVAVYLCTENDTSASCASGAVTDEQREAIEADLQSDRYVETVEYEDQETALTHFREQFANSPIVDSITAEMLPESFRVSLVDPEKYEVINEAFSSKPGVESVSDQRELFEKMFTYLNLASVAALAIAGVMLVCAILLIATTIRLSAFSRRRETGIMRLVGASKAVIQLPFVLEGVIAAVIGAVLASAALLATAHFFIGNLARQYPTTAFISSEQVLYLTPVLLVLGALLAGVSSLLTLRRYLKV; encoded by the coding sequence ATGAGGCTCGCATTTGTCCTGGGCGAGATCGGTTCAGGTCTGCGCCGGAACCTGTCCATGGTTGTCTCCGTAGTCCTCGTGACCTTCGTGTCGCTGACGTTTGTGGGGGCGGCAGGGCTGCTGCAGCTGCAGATCGGCCAGATGAAGGGCTACTGGTACGACCGCGTCCAGGTTGCCGTCTACCTGTGCACCGAGAATGACACGTCCGCATCCTGTGCCTCCGGCGCCGTCACCGACGAACAGCGGGAGGCCATCGAGGCGGACCTGCAGTCGGACCGCTACGTGGAGACGGTCGAGTATGAAGACCAGGAGACCGCGCTGACGCACTTCCGCGAGCAGTTCGCCAACTCGCCGATCGTGGACAGCATCACCGCCGAGATGCTGCCCGAGTCCTTCCGCGTGAGCCTGGTGGATCCGGAAAAGTACGAGGTCATCAACGAGGCGTTCTCTTCCAAGCCGGGAGTCGAGTCGGTCAGTGACCAGCGTGAACTGTTCGAAAAGATGTTTACGTACCTGAACCTTGCGTCGGTTGCCGCACTGGCCATTGCCGGCGTCATGCTGGTCTGCGCCATCCTGCTGATTGCCACCACCATCCGGCTTTCGGCGTTCAGCCGACGACGGGAGACGGGCATCATGCGCCTGGTCGGCGCATCCAAGGCCGTCATCCAGCTGCCGTTCGTGCTGGAAGGCGTGATCGCCGCCGTCATCGGCGCGGTTCTGGCTTCAGCGGCACTCTTGGCCACCGCGCACTTCTTCATCGGAAACCTTGCCCGGCAGTACCCAACCACGGCCTTTATTTCCTCGGAACAGGTCCTGTACCTGACACCTGTCCTACTTGTTCTCGGGGCGCTGTTGGCGGGAGTATCCTCGCTGTTGACACTCCGCCGGTACCTGAAGGTCTAG
- the ftsE gene encoding cell division ATP-binding protein FtsE: MITFDNVTKLYDRNSRPALNSVSLDVDRGEFVFLVGASGSGKSTFIRLIMKEEHATKGTVYVAGANVAKIPSWRVPRLRRGIGVVFQDFRLLPNKTVFANVAFAMQVIGRSRAVIRDSVPEVLKTVGLEGKDNRMPHELSGGEQQRVAIARAIVNKPGILLADEPTGNLDPTTSLGIMKVLDRVNQNGTTVVMATHDDDIVNAMRKRVVELRNGKIIRDEHEGIYLGEPEAAREPDGGSAVPDVPGRSGSGVAE; this comes from the coding sequence ATGATCACTTTCGACAATGTCACCAAGCTGTATGACCGGAACTCCCGGCCTGCGCTCAACTCGGTCAGCCTCGACGTGGACCGCGGCGAGTTCGTGTTCCTCGTGGGCGCTTCCGGCTCCGGCAAATCGACGTTTATCCGGCTGATCATGAAAGAGGAGCACGCCACCAAGGGCACGGTCTACGTGGCCGGCGCCAACGTGGCAAAGATCCCGAGCTGGCGGGTGCCCCGGCTGCGCCGGGGGATAGGCGTGGTCTTCCAGGATTTCCGCCTGCTGCCCAACAAGACGGTCTTTGCGAACGTTGCCTTTGCCATGCAGGTGATCGGCCGCAGCCGTGCCGTTATCCGTGACTCGGTGCCCGAAGTCCTCAAGACCGTAGGGCTGGAGGGCAAGGACAACCGCATGCCCCACGAACTCTCAGGCGGCGAGCAGCAGCGCGTCGCTATCGCGAGGGCCATCGTCAACAAGCCGGGCATTTTGCTCGCCGACGAACCCACCGGAAACCTGGACCCCACCACGTCGCTGGGCATTATGAAGGTGTTGGACCGGGTGAACCAGAACGGCACCACGGTGGTGATGGCTACGCACGACGACGACATCGTCAACGCGATGCGCAAGCGCGTGGTGGAACTGCGCAACGGCAAGATCATCCGCGACGAGCATGAGGGCATCTACCTGGGCGAACCCGAAGCGGCACGGGAACCGGACGGCGGATCAGCCGTGCCGGATGTGCCGGGCCGCAGCGGGAGCGGGGTGGCTGAATGA
- a CDS encoding acyltransferase family protein: MPTDSAGLSPDAVALADIRRSPRTSTDTRASRRGRRVLRSSGTHPGFRRDVQGLRALAVVLVLLYHVWPEALPGGFIGVDVFFVISGYLIVGSLVRELRSTSTIALAPFYARRIRRLLPAAATVVLSTLGATVLLFPEGRWQGVGRDAAAASLNVQNWNQAFSTTSYAGATAAVSPLQHYWSLSVEEQFYLVVPVLLLGAAAAVRAMGLRAGIPAAALAVICGISVLSFIHSVQFSMSAPDLAYFFTTTRIWELGLGGILALATAGRSVQLRLSIASGWAGIVLISAGAIGLSTAMPFPGWVALVPTAGAALCILAGRAADAAVPWISSVWWQSLRPVTYLGDISYSLYLWHWPVTVFTVHILGHGPDLVAGAAIISTSVLLAALSTRFIEKPFRRFQGKAGSVGRHGAERVTHRPVYALAAVLIAVPVAVAAVPYGVVQQKINNLTKEYDSGSYPGATAFDSSNPAAVPEGQPLRPAPAAAMADMPSLDEACTVYDPAETPYAECMFGDPGGAKAIVLVGDSHAAQFMAPLDAIARDGGYRLYVLTRNGCPFNAEPLHSDTYTYALCPSQNLETVKDILEIEPELVVTSAMRPASYDHALGWTWDSPRSAVDGYLEVLEPLEQAGIHIGVIADIPYPTFSVPDCVLEKDSIDDCNVQRPDAIGATDPLVEAAMRLNNSRQVDLTDYFCDDQRCPAVVGNVLAYRDNHITNTFARTLVLPLRKGLGF, translated from the coding sequence GTGCCCACAGATTCCGCCGGACTGTCCCCCGATGCCGTCGCCCTTGCGGATATTCGGCGTTCCCCGCGTACATCGACGGATACCCGCGCGTCCCGCCGCGGACGCCGGGTCCTTCGCAGCAGCGGCACCCACCCCGGTTTCCGCCGCGACGTCCAAGGGCTGCGGGCCCTCGCCGTCGTACTGGTGCTTCTTTACCATGTCTGGCCTGAGGCACTGCCGGGGGGCTTTATCGGCGTGGACGTTTTCTTTGTTATTTCCGGCTACCTGATTGTCGGTTCCCTGGTGCGGGAACTGCGCTCCACGTCCACTATCGCGTTGGCGCCCTTTTACGCCCGGCGGATCCGCCGGCTACTTCCCGCAGCTGCAACGGTTGTGCTCTCGACCCTGGGCGCAACAGTGCTGCTCTTCCCGGAGGGGCGCTGGCAGGGCGTTGGCCGGGATGCCGCGGCCGCCAGCTTGAATGTCCAAAACTGGAACCAGGCCTTCAGCACCACCAGCTACGCGGGTGCGACAGCCGCTGTATCTCCGCTGCAGCATTACTGGTCCCTCTCTGTGGAGGAACAGTTCTATCTTGTGGTTCCCGTGCTCCTGCTCGGCGCTGCTGCCGCGGTCCGTGCCATGGGGCTCCGCGCCGGCATACCTGCTGCCGCACTGGCAGTCATCTGCGGTATCTCCGTGTTGTCCTTCATCCACTCGGTCCAGTTCTCGATGTCGGCCCCCGATCTTGCCTATTTCTTTACCACTACCCGAATCTGGGAACTCGGTCTGGGCGGGATCCTGGCCCTCGCGACCGCGGGACGAAGCGTGCAGCTGCGCCTATCCATCGCCAGCGGGTGGGCCGGGATTGTACTGATCAGCGCGGGAGCCATCGGTCTCTCCACCGCGATGCCTTTTCCCGGCTGGGTGGCACTCGTTCCCACGGCTGGAGCTGCGCTGTGCATCCTTGCAGGCAGGGCCGCTGATGCTGCCGTACCGTGGATTTCGTCCGTCTGGTGGCAGTCCCTTCGCCCGGTCACCTATCTAGGCGACATCTCCTACTCCCTGTATCTGTGGCATTGGCCGGTCACCGTCTTCACCGTCCATATTCTCGGGCACGGCCCTGACCTGGTTGCCGGTGCCGCCATCATCTCCACAAGCGTTCTTCTGGCCGCACTGTCCACCCGGTTTATCGAGAAGCCGTTCCGCCGGTTCCAGGGGAAAGCCGGCTCCGTGGGCCGCCACGGCGCTGAGAGGGTGACGCACCGGCCCGTGTATGCACTGGCAGCGGTCCTGATCGCAGTTCCGGTAGCAGTTGCCGCCGTCCCGTATGGGGTTGTCCAGCAGAAAATCAACAACCTGACCAAAGAGTACGATTCCGGTTCCTACCCAGGCGCCACAGCGTTCGATTCCAGCAACCCCGCAGCAGTGCCGGAAGGCCAGCCGCTGCGCCCGGCACCTGCGGCGGCCATGGCCGACATGCCATCGCTGGATGAGGCCTGCACTGTCTACGATCCGGCGGAAACACCCTACGCCGAGTGTATGTTCGGTGACCCCGGCGGAGCCAAAGCAATAGTCCTGGTAGGGGATTCCCATGCTGCCCAATTCATGGCTCCCCTCGACGCCATTGCCCGGGACGGCGGGTACCGGCTTTACGTCCTCACCCGCAACGGATGCCCGTTCAATGCCGAGCCGTTGCACAGCGACACCTATACCTACGCTCTCTGCCCTTCCCAGAACCTTGAGACCGTGAAGGACATCCTCGAGATCGAACCCGAACTCGTAGTCACGTCGGCCATGCGGCCGGCCAGCTACGATCATGCGCTTGGCTGGACCTGGGATTCCCCGCGCAGTGCCGTGGACGGTTATCTGGAGGTGTTGGAGCCGCTGGAGCAGGCCGGCATCCACATCGGCGTCATCGCAGACATCCCCTATCCGACGTTTAGCGTCCCCGACTGTGTGCTGGAAAAAGACAGCATCGACGACTGCAATGTTCAGCGCCCCGACGCAATCGGAGCGACCGACCCCCTGGTCGAGGCAGCCATGCGGCTGAACAACAGCCGGCAGGTGGACCTGACGGACTATTTCTGCGATGACCAGCGATGCCCTGCCGTAGTCGGCAATGTCCTGGCCTACCGGGACAACCACATCACCAATACCTTCGCCCGGACCCTGGTCCTGCCGCTGCGGAAAGGGCTCGGCTTCTAG
- the prfB gene encoding peptide chain release factor 2, whose translation MAEIDFPAEIRALRSTFASIEEVSDVAKIKEDIEELSEMAGVPDLWDDPSEAQKITSKLSHRQSELERLQTIESRIDDLEVLVELAQDEADADSKAEAVTELESLRRSLSQLEVVTLLSGEYDEREAVVTIRSGAGGVDAADFAEMLLRMYLRWAERHGYPTTVLDTSYAEEAGLKSATFEVKAPYAYGTLVVEAGTHRLVRISPFDNQGRRQTSFAAVEVIPLIAPTDHIDIPDNEIRVDVFRSSGPGGQSVNTTDSAVRLTHLPTGTVVSMQNEKSQLQNRAAAMRVLQSRLLLLKKEQEDAEKKAFAGDVKASWGDQMRSYVLNPYQMVKDLRTEHEVGNTSAVFDGEIDDFIDAGIRWRANGSVSARK comes from the coding sequence ATGGCAGAAATAGATTTTCCCGCAGAAATCCGCGCCCTCCGCTCCACTTTCGCCTCCATTGAAGAGGTCTCGGACGTGGCAAAGATCAAAGAGGACATCGAAGAGCTGAGCGAGATGGCCGGCGTCCCCGATCTTTGGGACGACCCCTCCGAGGCGCAGAAGATCACCTCCAAGCTCTCGCACCGCCAGTCGGAGCTGGAACGCCTTCAGACCATCGAATCCCGCATCGATGATCTCGAGGTCCTGGTGGAACTGGCCCAGGACGAGGCCGACGCGGATTCCAAGGCAGAGGCCGTGACGGAACTGGAGTCCCTCCGCAGGTCCCTGTCCCAGCTGGAAGTCGTCACCCTGCTTTCCGGTGAATACGACGAACGTGAAGCCGTGGTGACCATCCGTTCCGGTGCCGGGGGAGTGGATGCAGCCGACTTCGCCGAGATGCTGCTGCGTATGTACCTGCGCTGGGCCGAACGGCACGGATACCCCACCACCGTCCTGGATACCTCCTACGCCGAAGAGGCCGGCCTGAAATCCGCCACCTTCGAGGTCAAGGCGCCCTACGCCTACGGCACCCTGGTAGTGGAGGCCGGCACGCACCGTCTGGTCCGCATCAGCCCGTTCGACAACCAGGGCCGCCGGCAGACCTCGTTTGCCGCGGTCGAGGTCATTCCGCTGATCGCGCCCACGGACCACATCGACATTCCGGACAACGAAATCCGCGTGGACGTCTTCCGCTCCTCCGGTCCGGGCGGCCAGTCCGTGAACACCACCGACTCCGCCGTCCGGCTCACGCACCTTCCCACCGGCACGGTCGTCTCCATGCAGAACGAAAAGTCGCAGCTGCAGAACCGCGCCGCCGCCATGCGCGTGCTCCAGTCCCGCCTGCTGCTGTTGAAAAAGGAGCAGGAGGACGCCGAGAAGAAGGCCTTTGCCGGCGACGTCAAGGCTTCCTGGGGCGACCAGATGCGCTCCTACGTGCTCAACCCGTACCAGATGGTCAAGGACCTCCGTACAGAGCACGAGGTAGGCAACACCTCCGCGGTGTTCGACGGCGAAATTGACGACTTCATCGACGCTGGCATCCGCTGGCGTGCGAACGGCAGCGTTTCCGCCCGCAAATAG
- a CDS encoding glycosyltransferase, which translates to MDAVGVVEGEARELIRVRGEKIDITVLVPAHNEEETIGQTIESLLAQTRLPDRIVIIANGCTDHTVDVAKKYPVIVMDLPRLKHRKSEAMNRGWNLYGRDSDLVVSMDADTVLVPNAIEDWEKESWKRLFGGSTSKFTIRQPGLWCRLQKSEYAYNIQQGLNQGWTNVLAGAGSAFSGTALREIAARDDREGPWSYESAVEDYELTYRLREAGYKTYVSTTIRAYTDGMKNLKSLWGQRMKWQAGTLQDLLRFGVNRLTIRDWLSQMLNLLGPTIRALWVMVISLALYLDSLTLAWWGLLVPLLFVAINLKTAVRVPYKDKWDILLVVFIVPIELLACVRGGWILASWGEIIRKKITRKDRDLWAAQYKAEGVG; encoded by the coding sequence GTGGATGCAGTAGGGGTAGTCGAGGGCGAGGCCCGGGAGCTGATCCGCGTGCGCGGGGAGAAAATCGATATCACAGTACTAGTACCGGCACACAACGAGGAGGAAACCATAGGGCAAACCATTGAGTCTCTTCTCGCGCAGACCCGGCTGCCGGACCGGATCGTCATCATCGCCAATGGATGCACTGATCACACGGTGGACGTAGCAAAGAAGTACCCCGTAATCGTCATGGACCTGCCCCGCCTAAAACACCGCAAGTCCGAGGCCATGAACAGGGGGTGGAATTTGTATGGCCGTGACTCCGATCTTGTGGTGTCCATGGACGCAGACACTGTGCTTGTCCCCAATGCCATTGAAGACTGGGAGAAGGAATCATGGAAGCGTCTCTTCGGGGGATCGACTTCCAAATTCACCATCCGGCAGCCCGGTTTGTGGTGCAGACTGCAGAAATCCGAATACGCCTACAACATCCAACAGGGGCTGAACCAGGGGTGGACCAATGTCCTGGCAGGCGCCGGGTCTGCGTTCTCCGGTACGGCCCTGAGGGAGATTGCCGCCAGGGACGACAGGGAAGGGCCGTGGTCGTACGAAAGTGCTGTGGAGGACTACGAGCTGACCTACCGACTTCGGGAAGCGGGATACAAGACCTATGTATCCACCACCATCAGGGCATATACGGACGGGATGAAGAACCTGAAGTCCCTGTGGGGGCAGCGCATGAAGTGGCAGGCAGGTACCCTTCAGGATCTGCTTCGCTTCGGAGTCAACCGCCTGACCATAAGGGACTGGCTTAGCCAGATGCTCAATCTGCTCGGACCCACAATCCGGGCGCTCTGGGTGATGGTAATTTCCCTGGCGCTATACCTGGATTCCTTGACATTAGCTTGGTGGGGACTGCTGGTGCCCTTACTGTTCGTAGCCATCAACCTCAAGACTGCCGTTCGCGTCCCGTATAAGGACAAGTGGGACATCCTTCTCGTCGTTTTTATAGTCCCTATTGAGCTCCTGGCCTGCGTACGCGGCGGATGGATTCTCGCTTCCTGGGGAGAGATCATCCGCAAAAAGATCACCCGCAAAGATCGTGACTTGTGGGCTGCGCAGTACAAAGCAGAGGGGGTGGGATGA